The sequence CTTCTGATCACCGCAACGCTCACCTGTCTCTCTGGCTTCGTCACTACAACTTCCACCGCCCACATGCTAGCCTCAATAACGCTCCGCCAATCTCCCGCTCCCCGCTTCCGGGGTACAACCTCCTGACACACCACAGATAACGCGCAGCGAAAGCGCGCTTTTCTCGACGTAAATTCCTGGATCTAAAAGGAGAGTTGATATTTTCAGATTTAAATTCTTTCCTTTGAGCGCGCTGGAAGGAAAATTTCCGTAAGTAGCGGAAAACAGGCCCCACGGAGAGGTAGGGGGTAGGGGGTACTCAAACCAACTCCGCTGAGAACGGAGAGATGCTACCTCCATCCTCCGCACTTTTCCCTGCAGAGATTCAGTACTGGATTGTTCTGGAGCTAAACCGCACGCTTGACGGAGTCGCTCTTCTTTCCGTTCTCGATGTTCGCGACCTTGCGACCGTCCTTCACCTTGTGATCCTGGTGCGAGATCAGGAGCGCCTCGATTTGCCGAAGCAGTTCCTGGGTGTTCATCGGCTTCACCAGGAGAGACTGCGCGCCGGAATTCTTCCAGTCGCTGCCCAGCGCGGGATACGCGGTGAGGATCGCCGTGGCGGGATCGTACTCCTGCTTGCGTGCGGCGCGGATCACGTCATAACCGGCAGTCTCGGTCTCCATGCGCATGTCGGTGATGATCATGTCGAAGCGACCCATATCGAGCTTTTGGATGGCCTCGCGCGCCGAGGCCGCGGTTTCGACCTCAAAACCGTTCATCTCGAGGATAGCTTTCAGTGTCAGTAGAATCGCCAATTCATCGTCAGCGAGAAGGATGCGGCGTGTCATAGAGTCTCCCAGGGGATTTCCGGTGACTGCCGACGTATGATGCCGGCAGATATCAGGAAAGTTGCTGAATAGCGCTGAAACTCAGCAGGCCGCGTTAGCGGCGCACTCCCCACCCGTATAATTGTAACCGTGGATCGCAGTTTTTATCTGGAGAATTTTGGCTGTCGCG comes from Terriglobia bacterium and encodes:
- a CDS encoding integrase core domain-containing protein, which gives rise to SDHRNAHLSLWLRHYNFHRPHASLNNAPPISRSPLPGYNLLTHHR
- a CDS encoding response regulator; its protein translation is MTRRILLADDELAILLTLKAILEMNGFEVETAASAREAIQKLDMGRFDMIITDMRMETETAGYDVIRAARKQEYDPATAILTAYPALGSDWKNSGAQSLLVKPMNTQELLRQIEALLISHQDHKVKDGRKVANIENGKKSDSVKRAV